The following coding sequences are from one Humulus lupulus chromosome X, drHumLupu1.1, whole genome shotgun sequence window:
- the LOC133805768 gene encoding uncharacterized protein LOC133805768, giving the protein MDLWSVQVKHCTRSPVLLRNSFPEKPICWNPAKSRISWLGIDEGRVVEIKVRSSSGFRSLVVRAIGKKNNGNSSSSGNGDRPSPEDGGKESNSSDSQNSLRINLDWREVRANLFAREQAEKVESDPQSKGVWSHESKPLGSKWAHPISVPETGCVLVATEKLDGVRTFERTVVLLLRSGTRHPQEGPFGVVINRPLHKKIKHMKPTNLDLATTFSDCSLHFGGPLEASMFLLKAGGRAKLPGFEEVIPGLCFGARNSLDEAAELVKKGVLKPQDFRFFVGYAGWQLDQLREEIESDYWYVAACSSNLIYGSFSDSSSENLWEEILQLMGGQYSELSRKPKQDM; this is encoded by the exons ATGGATCTGTGGTCCGTGCAGGTGAAACACTGTACCAGAAGCCCTGTCTTACTCAGAAACTCGTTTCCCGAGAAACCCATTTGCTGGAATCCGGCAAAATCGAGGATTTCCTGGCTGGGTATTGACGAGGGCAGGGTTGTCGAGATCAAGGTTAGGTCTTCTTCTGGGTTTCGTTCTTTGGTTGTTCGAGCTATTGGGAAGAAGAATAATGGCAATTCATCTTCGTCTG GAAATGGTGATCGGCCTAGTCCAGAAGATGGTGGAAAAGAAAGCAATTCGTCTGATTCTCAGAATTCCCTTCGGATAAACTTGGATTGGAGAGAAGTCAGAGCTAACCTCTTTGCTCGAGAGCAG GCCGAGAAGGTAGAATCTGATCCCCAGAGCAAAGGTGTTTGGTCCCATGAGTCAAAACCTCTTGGCTCAAAGTGGGCCCATCCTATTTCTGTTCCTGAGACTGGCTGTGTGCTCGTTGCCACAGAAAAGCTTGACGGGGTTCGAACTTTTGAAAGAACTGTTGTCCTCCTGCTTAGATCCGGTACCAGACATCCACAAGAAGGGCCTTTTGGAGTTGTTATCAACCGTCCTCTTCACAAGAAGATAAAACACATGAAACCCACTAATCTTGATCTCGCCACCACGTTTTCTGATTGTTCTTTGCATTTTGGTGGGCCTCTGGAGGCAAGTATGTTTCTGTTGAAAGCAGGGGGAAGAGCAAAGCTGCCTGGGTTTGAAGAAGTTATCCCTGGCCTCTGTTTTGGTGCCAGGAACAGTCTTGATGAAGCTGCAGAACTAGTAAAGAAGGGAGTACTAAAACCTCAGGATTTCAGGTTTTTTGTTGGTTATGCTGGGTGGCAACTTGATCAGTTGAGAGAGGAGATTGAGTCGGATTACTGGTATGTTGCTGCTTGCAGCTCAAATTTAATATATGGGAGTTTCTCAGATTCTTCATCAGAAAATTTGTGGGAGGAGATATTGCAGCTAATGGGTGGCCAGTATTCTGAATTGAGCCGGAAGCCTAAGCAGGATATGTAG